The window AATAGATGAGCAAGCTACACAGGGTGAAGCCTTTGTGCAAGAAGACGCGACTAATGAACAGACGGGACAGGTTATTCCTGGGGTAATAATAGGTACTAAGCCTGCTATCGGAAATTCTCAAGATGTGATGGAGTCTGCTGAAGAGAGCCCTTCAGAGCAAACAGAGGGAGCTGAGTCCATAATGCAGGAGAAGAAGGAAGAGGGACCGTCAGGTGGACAGGGCGAGGAAGATGAGAAAACAGATTCTTTGTATGAAAATCATCTTGATGATAATACACTGGTCGAGGCGAGTAAGTCTATAAAAGAAGCTGAAGAGAGTGTACCTGAAGATATGGGGCAATACGATAGTGCTCGTACAGGCATGACTGCGGTACTAAAAAGGATAGGGAAAGTGGCCCAAAAACCTGATTCGGTGCGTCAGAAGGAAATGATTGCTGAAGAAAAGCTAAAAAAAGATGAGAGCTCAAAGGTGCAGCCTTTTCTAGAAAATTCTCTGGAAAACTCTCAGGAATTACCTCAGGAAGTTCAAGAACCCCAGGGTGTGAATGGAAAAGATGCGGTAAAGTCTGAGGGAAAAATGCCTACGCAGGAGGAGGCTCAGCAGGAAAATACTATTGAACAAAGCCGCACGATAAAACCTCCTCCTCTTTTTTTGAAAAGGCCAGATGCTGGAATTCCTTTTGTTGCAGATTTTGCTGAGGAACAAGAAAAAGGACAAAGGAAACCGCAGGGAGAACGACAGGAAAATAAGCAGGATAAGGCAGTGCATAATAAGGTCTCAGAGATTAATTCTGATATCAGCGTAGATAATAGCCCTGTAGCTGGTGTTGATAACGTAGAAAGTAAGACCGGTGGCAGAAACGCGAGTGAAGTAGAGCTAAAAGATACTGTCTTTATACCTCTTGAAGAAAAGACCACAAAAGACCAGGCTCATCACACTGTCAGCAAAGGAGAGACTCTCTGGAAGATTTCTGAGCAATATACTGGAAGTGGCTTTAACTACCCTGATGTGGCCAAGAAAAATAAAATTGCGAACCCTGATTTGATTTACCCTAATCAACAGGTTGAATTGCCTGCCAAGAAATAATTTTTTCCTTCACCCTCACTGAGTCTTCGGTGGGGACTTTCCCTCATTGTACCTGACTAAAAACTACGATTATTGGAGAGCGTCGGGTGTTTTTTTGCCTGAAACTAAGAATTGTTACCGAGAGTGTATAGAGTTGTGATATAGTTATCCTAGTGACCGGAAGTCAGGACTTTTCTTCTGTCATGACGATTCTGTCTTGGAGATCTAGACAGAGAATGTGGAATGTATTTCCTTACCTGATAGGAATAGTTGCTTGAGCAAATGAGGCAATAACCATGAAACGAGCGATAACGGTCGGGTTGCTTGTGTTGGGCAGTGGTTTCTTACTGCTATGGAGCGTGCAACACGATGGGGGGGCTAGTTTTTTTCAGGATTTCGGCTTGGGACTGACTGGGCAAAACACAACCTCTGTTGTGAAGATTCAGCCTGTTGTGCCGCCGGTTATAGAGCTTATTGATAAAGAGCAAGGCTCCCTGAGGACAAGGCCACGAGCAGGTACTGAAGTAGAATCTGTTATGGAACTTGCTATGGAGAAACCTCCCATAGACGAGAGTGATGCTTTACATGTGCCATCGCTACCCTCTTCTTCTTTCTCTTCGATGGGGCTTGCACTGGAAGTCGCTGGGCAGGGAATGCTCACGACAGAGAGCGAATCGGCAAAAAAGGAAAACGATACTGTAGAGGAAAATCAGGAAGAAAAAAGCTATGACCCCGCAATATTAGATACCGTTTTGTGTGCAGAAGAAAAGGCAGATTCACCGGCCTTAAGGGTTCTGCAAATTGGGCGTGAAATGAGTCTGGAGCGGAAAGAAGTGGTTCAGGGGGGGTGTTGGAATTATGTGGATACAGTATATAATCGTGCCGGATATTCCGAAAAAAAACGGCAGGTCGTTTTCCAAGGAGGACGCGAGACAGGGCTGTATGCCGACAGAGAGATGATCCGGCCAGGAGACTGGTTGTTTTATATTAATCACGATTATCGCGAGGCACGGCATAGCGCTATCTTTGTTGATTGGCTTGATTATGAAAAGCAGATAGGGCTGATGCTGAGCTATGGCGGGGAAGGACGAGGTGAACCGGCGAGCTACAGTGCCTATAATCTGAGTCAGGTCTATAATATCATTCGTCCCGTAAAGGAATAGGACTGGGTGGAAAAGGAGGATGGAGCGCCAGTGCCCATCTTTCCAATGTTTTGCTTTGTTGAGCCTATATGGTCAAATTTTATTTTAGCCTTTCGGGCCGAGGCCAATACAACATGAACATGAGCTTGGCCGGTTTTACCGACCATTTTTATATTACACTCCATTCCGGCCCACCGGGCCGGGGCAACAAGATATGAAAGGGGAGGCTTGGTTGGTTTCACCGATCATTTCCATATAAATGAGGAGGTATTAAGTTATGCGTCAATTTGTCATAGATGAGCTGTCTTTTCTTGAGCACGATAACCTGGATAATTATTTGAAACGGACTTTGAAGCCCGGTCCTATGGAGGGAGTTTTTTGGCTTGAACTTCCCAAGGAGCTACTCGCTTTGACGCAGTTGAATCATCCTGATTGTGGTCCTTTCTACTTTTCTATTCTGCTAGAAAAGACAGAGGTTCGCATCGAGTTTCTTGTGCGTAGCTCCAGCAATATACGCTGCTCCTGTATTGACTGGGCAACACCGGAACAGCGTAAGTTTGTCCTTGACTTCATAGATAATATGATCAAGGAAGAGTATATTATGGTGTGAGTTACTCCATAGCCTATACTGGTCGGACTACCAGATGCTCCATGATATACTGGCGGCGATCAGGCGTATTTTTTCCCATATAAAAATTAAGAACCTTGCCGACTTCAGACAGGCTGTCCAGCCGCACGTGCTGAAGTCGCATATCCGGGCCGATGAACTGCTTAAATTCCGGCGGTGATATCTCCCCGAGTCCCTTGAAGCGGGTCACTTCTACGGAAGAGGCGTTGCCTTTCCCCTTCAATTTGTTAATTGCCTTTGCTTTTTCCTGGTCTGAATAGCAATAGATGGTCTGCTTTTTATTTCTGGCCCGAAAAATAGGGGTCTCCAGTATGTAAACATGCCCGAGTTTGATCAAGGGTTCAAAATAATGGAGAAAAAAAGTAAGGAGAAGATTGCGGATATGTAATCCGTCCACGTCCGCATCTGTTGCCATGATAATCTTGTCAAAGCGCAGGTCAGCAATGGAATCCTCAATATTGAGGCTTTGCATCAGAGAGTACATCTCATCATTTTTGTAGAGGATGTCAAGCCGTTGGCCGAATACATTCATCGGCTTTCCCTTGAGGGAAAAAACCGCCTGGGTCATGGGATCACGGGAGGAGACAATAGAGCCCGCAGCAGATTGTCCCTCGGTGATGAAGATCATATTCTCCTGACTTTTTTTCGAGGGCTTTTGCCGGGAAGGGTGGTGTTTGCAGTCTTTGAGCTGGGGGATTTTGAAGGAAATTTTTTTCGCTTTGGCCTTGGCTTCCTTACGAACAGATTGTAATTCCTTGCGGATGCGTTCATTCCGTTGGACCTTGTCCATAAATATTTCTGTACATTCCGGGTGTTTGTACAGATAGGTGGCAACGGCTTTTCGAACCTCGTTAACTATCCATCCTTTGATATCGGTGTTCCCCAGTTTGTTTTTGGTCTGGGACTCAAAAACCGGCTCCTGTACTTTAACAGCAAGGGTACCGACAATCCCATCCCGCACATCCTTTCCTGTGTATTTTTTGTCGGAAAATTCATTGACCCCTTTGAGGATTCCTTCCCGAAAGGCGGAAAGATGGGTTCCTCCCTCAGAGGTATAGGTCCCATTAACAAAGGAATAATAGGTCTCGCTGTAATCGTCTGTGTGGGTAAAGGCGAATTCAAGGGCCGTACCGGAAGATTGGATAGGTGGATAGATTCCTCTGTCACCCAGTTCTTTGCTGAGTAGATCAAGAAGCCCTTTTGCTGAATAATATTTTTTCGTTGCTGGTTGGGAGGTCTCAGTGTCCCTGGCAGATGCCGGTGCATCAAGATAGAGGGTCAAGCCCGCGTTCAGGTAGGCATATCGCCAGAGTCGCTGATCCACGTAGTCCATGTCAAAAGAATAACTGGGAAAGGACTCGGTGTCAGGAAGAAACTCAATCAATGTGCCGTCTTTCTCTTCGGTTTTACCCTCTTCCTCTTCAATCAATGTGCCATGCTCAAAGATTGCTTTTTTAAATTGACCTTCACGAAAGGCGCAGACTGTGAAGTGCTCAGAAAGGGCATTCACCGCCTTGGTGCCAACCCCGTTCAGTCCCACAGAAAATTGAAAGACATCGGTATTGTACTTAGCTCCTGTGTTGATGACGGACACGCATTCAACAACTTTACCCAAGGGGATGCCACGACCATAATCACGAATACGGCAACGTCCGTTTGCATCAATAGAGATATCCACCTGTTTGCCGTATCCCATGATATATTCGTCTACAGCATTATCAATCACCTCTTTCAGGAGGATGTAGATACCATCGTCAGGGTCCGAGCCGTTGCCGAGTCGGCCGATATACATGCCGGGGCGTTTACGGATGTGCTCCAAAGAGCTGAGGGTTTTGATCTTCGATTCGTCGTATTGATGTTCTGACACGTTATTTGTTTTCTTGTTAGGGGTTTGTGGGGTGTCTGTTTTTATCATAGTGCCGGGGCTGGCATATGATAAACAGCAGTTTACTCTATCTGAGGAGAGCAAGTCAAAAGATAGTGACCATATTTTGCGAAGAAATTTCTTTGCAAAAGGAGATGTGGCGTAGGGTGGGTATTTATTTCCTATTGACTTTTTTGGTAAGGATAAAACTTACTCGTTTTGCAGGGTTAGTAAAAAAGAGGTTTTGTTGGGAAGGATTCTTGTTCCTGTTAAAGGAGAGTCATTACAGGAGATTAGAAAAAAGCGATCTGGAGGGAAGGAAAGTGGCATGGATATAGCAAATATAAAAGCGAGACACACGAAGAAAGAAAGTCGAAGCAAGAATAAGTTATAACGGAGAGACAACAGGGTTCTGAATAAATATACTTTATTTTCCCCTTTTTTATATATAACTTAGGGTGCGCAACCCTATCCCCGGCAGGTTTACTCCTCCTTTTTTTTCTGCCGGGGCCTTTTACTCCGCTTGCTTCGCCTGTAAAGTAAGGCTCAACCCTGTGTCTCGGTAGGTTTCTCCTCCTTTTTTCCTGCCGAGACATGTAACTCAGCTGAGTTAATGGGCACAATGCTCAACCTTATGCCCTGGCAGGTTTACTCCTCCTTTTTTTCCTGTCAGGGCATATATCTAAGCTGGTTTTAAAGGGTAAGGTTCAACCCTGTACCTCGGTAGGTTTACTCCTCCTTTTTTTCCTACCGAGGTGCGTACTTCGAGCAATATAAGGTTCAACCCGATACCTCGGTAGGTTTACTCCTCCTTTTTTTCCTGCCGGGGTATTTTTTATAAGTTGGACAGGACACCCCGTTAAGGGGTGTTTTTTTTTGAGGCTCGGCTACAGCATATTTTCAGGATCCACATCAAGCGTCATTCGGACGTCCTTCCCGCAAAACTTTTTTTTATTTTCAAGAAGCAGATCACAGAGGTAGTGAAGAAATTCAGGTGTACCGCTTTTTAGGAGTAATTGCCAACGAAAGCGTTGTCTTATCATGGCTAAGGGGGCAGGAGCTGGGCCCAGGATCTCCACGCTCTGTTCTGTTGTTTTTTGTGCAGTCAGAATAGAACGGAGAAAGGATGCAGCAGCTTTTGCTGTTTTTTGTACGTCAGCTTCCTCTTTGCCGCTGAATCGAATATTGACCAGCCTGCCGAAAGGGGGATACGCCAGAGCTTTCCTTAGGGCGAGTTCCTGGGTATATAATTTTTGATATGCATGGGATTGAGCAAATTCGATGACATAGTGCTGCGGTTGGTGGGTCTGGATGATAACCTTACCCGGATGTTCTCCGCGTCCGGCCCGTCCTGTTACCTGTGCCAGGAGCTGGTAGGAACGTTCAGCGGCCTTATAATCAGGAAGTCCCAGCCCACTGTCTGCCCAAACGATTCCTACAAGGGTCATGGCTGGAAAATGGAGGCCTTTTGCGACCATTTGTGTTCCGACCAGGATATCCACCTCTTGATTGCGTACCTGTTCTAAAATACGCAGATAGGCCTTGCGGTCTCGTGTTGTATCACTATCCAGGCGGACGACTTTTGCATTGGGAAAGACTTGACGGACTTCCTGTTCGATTCGTTCCGACCCTACGCCCAGGCCGATAATCGAGCTGGAACCGCAGTCCGGGCAGATGAGGTTTGGTGTTGTTGAGTAGCCGCAGTAATGGCAGAGCAGGCGATTATCCTTGTGATGAAGAGTGAGGGAAACCTTGCAGTGGCGGCACTGAATAATGTGACCACAGTCTCGGCAGAGCATAAAGGCGGCATAGCCGCGCCGATTGACAAAAAGCAGGCTTTGTTGCCGCTTTTCCAAATTTTGTGCTAAGGCGCTGAGGAGTTGTTCTGAAAAGAAACTGCTTTGAGGAGATTGTTTTTTATCCCGAAGGTCAATAATGCGTACTTCGGGCATGGCCTGATCATGTACCCGCTTGGTCATGCTCAGGAGACGGTATTTCCCCTGTTCCGCATGATAAAAACTGGTTACAGAAGGCGTTGCCGAGGCAAGGAGGATCGGGCACTCGGCGAATTTTGCTCGTAACACGGCCAGATCTCGTCCGTTATAACGGAGTCCGTCGTCCTGTTTATAGGCAGGCTCATGTTCCTCATCCACAATAATCAGACCCGGTTTAGCGAGTGGGGCAAAGACGGCAGAGCGGGCCCCTATGACAATCCGTACTTTACCCTGAAGAATTCGCTGCCATTGATCAAAGCGTTCTCCCTTTGCAATACCGCTGTGGAGTATGGCCAGGATGTCACCAAAACGGGAATAAAAGTGACCTTCCAGTTGCGAGGAAAGGGCTATCTCCGGTACCAAGATGAGAACTGATTTCCCGGCCTTGAGGCAATGTTCCGTTGCCCGCAGGTACACCTCTGTTTTGCCACAACCGGTCACACCGTGCAGGAGAAAGGGTTGAAAGCCTCCCTTGTCCAGCGCCTCCTTGAGCGTTCCGATAACTTGCTGTTGTTCCAGAGTGAGAGTCTCTGGCTGAGGAAAAAAAGGAGGCACCTTGCCAAAGGGGTCTCGATAGACACGCTGTTCCTCAAGGCTGATCAGGCCAGCATCCGCCAGGCTATGCAGTGCCTGACCTGCGCCGGAATATTGCCGGGTCAGCTCAGAACGGGGAAGAACAGGTGAACCCTTGCAATGTTGGAAAAAAAGCTCCAGGGTTTTCCGCTCAGATTTTTTCAATTCCTCTTGTATCCCTAAGGGGAGGGGGAGTGTAGTCGTTGTTTGCTTCTTTTTCTCAGGTATTTCTATTGATTGGTAGAGGGGGAGGGCTTCTTGAAGTTTGGAGTTCAATCTGACCACGGTTTCTTTTTTGGCCTTGATTGCCGAGTTGACAAGTACCTCCTTTATTTCTATCCATCCCTCGGTCTGCCATGTTCGGAGCAAGCGCTGCATGGCAGGTTTGGTTCGTATGGCCTTGGTCGTTCCCGGTTGGATTGCGCCCTTGGCGAGTAAGCGGTCCATCCATGCGGCGCGTTTTTTTACTGTGGTAAGCGCGACCGGTAGTTGCTGACGACCTGTTTCTGTCAGGATAATTTCGTAACCAGAGCCCGCTCGGAGGCCGGAGGGCAGGGCGGTTTGAATGACCTCACCGAGGGGATAATGGTAATAGGCCGCGAGCCAACGAAAAAAGGGAATGAGCTGTTCCGGAAAAAGAGGCGCCGTATCAAGCCGTTCGGCAAGAGCTTTGATTGGGTACGAGAGCTCAGGAGGAGTGTTGGATGAGGAGATAATATAACCGGTAACGAGACGGTTACGGAGGGGGACTAAGACTCGTATCCCGAGAGGTACAACCTCTCTTTCCTCAGGTGGTTGTGTGTAGGTAAGGGTGTCGAAAAGAGGAGCGGCGACAGCAACTTCATAATAGGTCATAGTGGCTGTCGCCGAAAGACAGTTTCTTTATTGTTTTTTGCAGCCGCAGATAGTGCTGATATGATCCCGTAAGGGTTCGCCCAGGGCAGGGTGATCAAGGGCTATGTCAATAATAGCTTTGAGGTAGCCCAGCTTATCGCCAGCATCATACCGTTTTCCTTCAAACTCATAGGCATACATGCCACGTTTGTTGGAGACAGCTTGGAGAGCATCAGTGAGTTGAATTTCCCCGCCGTGGCCAGGTGTGGTTCTGCTCAGGGCCTCAAAAATTTCCGGCATGAGGAGATATCTTCCGATAATAGCCATATCAGAGTTAGAGGTTCCAGGCGCTGGTTTTTCTACCATCCGGTCGACCTTAAAGGTACGGTCAAGGTCGGTTTCCTGCCCTTCAACAATACCGTATTGATAGGTCTGATCCATAGGGACACGCTGGATAGCGACGATGGACTCTTTAACTTTTTCGTAAAGATCTATCATTTGGCGGCAGCATGGGGTCTGGCTGCGAACTAGGTCATCGCCCAGAAGGACCAGGAAAGGTTCATCTCCCACAACTTTGCGTGCCATCCAGATAGCATGCCCCAAACCAAGCGGCTCTTTCTGGCGAACTGAAACGATATCAATGAGTGAGGAGGTCAGGCTAAGCTCTTCACGCAATGCATGCTTGTTTTTTTCCTTCAGGATAGTGTCCAGCTCGTAATTATAGTCAAAATGATTTTCTATGGCAGACTTTCCTGCTGAAGTAATCAGAATGACCTCTTCGATACCCGATGCCACCACCTCTTCGACTATGTATTGGATCGTCGGGCGATCAACAATGGTGAGCATCTCTTTCGGAATTGCCTTGGTTGCCGGTAGAAATCTGGTGCCGAGCCCGGCAACAGGAATAACAGCCTTGCGAACTTTCTTCATGTTTCTCCTATAAGTTGGACAGGGGAGGCCCTTTTCATTTTTCACTGGATAACGGAAAAGAGTGTTGAGTAATTACCGTTCAAATTATAACAATCTCGCTTTTTCTTCAAGGCGAACTTCTTTCTTTCTGCGCAGGATTCGCTGCAACTAAGAGATGAATATATATAATTGGGAGATGATTTTTTTTCATATCCTGGTATGATGACGAACAAATGCTGTGAGAATTTAGGGATGCCCCCTGGTAATTTGTTGCATAGTTGATAAGGTACTTCAGTTCGAGACCTTACCCCGACAGGGGGAGACGGTTTATTATTCTTTATATACAAGAAAAGTGAGGAGAAACCATGAAGGAGACATTATCTGTAGGCATGATTGGCGGAGGCCAGATGGGGGAGGCCCTGATTCGCGGCATGATAGAGTCGGGGGTGGCAGAGCCTGGTAATATTACTGTTGCTGAGCCTATGGCGCGGCGACGAGAATATCTTGAAAATACCTATAAGGTAAAGGCTGTAGAAACACCTGCCGAGGTTACTGAGAAGAGCCGCGTTATCATCCTGGCCATAAAACCGCAAATCATGGAGCCGGTGCTTCGCCAGTACTGTGCCCATCTCACCGGGGATCATTTACTTCTTTCTATTGCTGCCGGGATTCCTCTTGCCTTTATTGAGCAGATTGCCGGTACGAATATGCGGATTATCCGGGTCATGCCTAACACACCTGCCTTGGTCTTGGCTGGAGCCTCTGCTATGAGTGGTAATGAGAATATCAAGCAGGAGGATATGGAAATTGCTCAGCAAATTTTCTCGGCAGTGGGCACGTGCATTGAAGTTCCTGAAAATCTCCTTAATGCTGTGACTGGTCTGAGCGGTTCTGGACCAGGCTATGTGTTCACCTTTCTTGAGGCCATGATTGACGGAGGCGTTCTGGCAGGGCTTCCGCGTTCTGTGGCTGAGCAACTGGCTACCCAGACCCTGTATGGATCAGCAAAGCTTGCCTTGGAAACCCGCGAGCCCGCAGCTGTCTTGAAAGGGAAAGTCACTTCTCCTGGCGGAACAACGATAACAGGAATTCAGGCCCTGGAAGAGGGAGGATTGCGCGGCACGGTCATGACTGCTGTGGAGGCGGCCACTGAACGTTCCCGGTTCTTAGGGCAATAATTGTTCGACACGGACTGAACGGAAAAAATATGCATATTCGCTATGCCGGGATCATTACCCGCAAAGATTCACCCAATGTCCTCCGGGTGGGGCAAGACCTGGCAGAATGGTATCGAAAACGCTCGATAAAGGCGGAGCTGGATCAGATTGATCCGGAAATGGATATGCTGACCATCCTGGGCGGCGACGGAACCTTGCTGCATGTGGCGGATCAGGCAGCACGGTATGGCATTCCGGTGGTGGGCATCAACCTCGGCAATCTTGGTTTTTTGACGGAAGTCGCTGCCGAGGAGATGTACCAGGCCCTTGATGAGATCCTGCTCAGCGGGGTAACCATTGAGGAGCGGATGATGCTCCGGGCTGAGCTGCTGTATGAGAACGGCGAGTCTGCCGGAAAGACCCTGTTTGCCCTCAATGAGGTAGTTATTGTCAAGAGCAGCACCGAGCCGATGATGCGTCTGGGTTGCTGGGCGGATCGGGAGTATATCACTACCTATAAGGCGGACGGCCTGATCGTCTCCACTCCCACAGGTTCCACGGCCTATAATCTCTCAGCGGGTGGTCCCATCGCCCATGCCGAACTCCGTACCCTGCTTGTTACGCCGATTTGTCCTTTTATGCTCGAATCCCGGCCAGTTCTCCTCTCCCCGAGAACCCGGGTGACGGCGCAATTGGCTCCCCCCTCAACTAATGTCAAGGTTATGGTGGATGGCCGCCTGGGGTGGACCATGCGAGCCAACGATTTCCTTTCCATTGAAGCGGCTGTTAAACCGCTGCGTCTGATAAGTTCCCCGCATAAGGGGTATTTCGATATTCTTCGTAATAAACTGAACTGGGGCGGACGCGACCCCGGCTATCCCCTGCCTGAGGCTCTTATGGCCTAGGATTGTTATTGTTGCAAAGCTCCGGGTCTGATACTCCGTTGCTTGCGCATAACCTCAGAACGATTTTTTTTTCTTTTTTTCTTAATATCCCGCCCCTTGGGGCGGGGTAATGTATTCAGCTTCTCGGGATTTTTGCTGTCTAACCCCTCGCAATATTTTTTATATTTCTCAAGAACTCTCTCTTAGGAGGAACAGGATGATTCGACCGACTCTTTCCGCAATTAAGGCTTTGGAGATTCTCGACTCACGTGGTTTTCCCACGGTGCGGGTCAGTGTTGAACTCAGCGATGGGACCAAGGCCTCTGCCTCGGTGCCTTCCGGTGCCAGTACCGGAGAAAATGAGGCTGTTGAGCTACGCGACCAGGATACGAAGCGCTACCTTGGCAAAGGCGTGCTCCAGGCTGTGGCCAATGTCCGTCAGCTCATCGCACCGGCCCTGATCGGGATGGACCCCTTTGATCAGACCCTGATTGATGGACAGATGACTGCCCTGGATGGGACCAGGAATAAATCAAAGCTCGGAGCCAATGCCATCCTCGGTGTATCTATGGCTGTGGCCAAGGTAGCAGCCAAGGCCGCGCATCTTCCCCTGTATCGCTATCTGGGCGGGACAGGAGCACGTCGTATGCCGGTTCCCTGTATGAATATCGTGAACGGTGGTGCTCATGCCGATAATAGCGTAGACTTCCAGGAATTCATGGCCGTGCCTGTTGGCGCCCCCAGCTTTCGTGAAGGCCTGCGTGCCATTGCCGAGACCTTCCATGTGCTCAAGGGCATCCTGAATAAACGGGGCTTGTCCACCGGTATTGGCGATGAAGGCGGTTTTGCCCCGGATTTTTTCAGTAATGAGGATGCCATCGAGACCATCATCCAGGCCATTGAGCAGGCTGGTTATAAGCCTGGAGAGGACATCTCTCTGGCCCTGGACAGTGCAGCCTCCTCTTTTGCCCTTGAGGAGAACGGTAAGTATGACCTGAATCGGTCTGGAGCCGGTAAGATGGATAGAGGCCAACTCATTGAGCTGGCAGGCTCATGGATTGAAAAATACCCCATCATCTCCTGGGAAGATCCCCTGGCCGAGCATGATTGGGAGGGTTTTCAGCAATTCACAGCTCAGTACGGGGATAAGATAGAGGTGGTGGGTGATGATATCTTTGTCACTAATACCGAGTACATTGCCAGGGGAATTAAGGAAGGGTCAGCTAATTCCGTCCTGATCAAGCTCAACCAGATCGGCACGGTGACCGAGACCATTGAGGCCATTCGCATGTGCCGGGAAGCGGGCTGGCGTTATTTCCTTTCTCATCGTTCCGGGGAAACCGAGGATACCTTTCTGGCGGACTTTTCCGTGGCAATGGATGGGGGGCATCTCAAGAGTGGTTCGGCCAGCCGCAGTGAGCGTATTGCCAAGTATAACCGACTGCTGGAGATTGAGCAGGAGTTGGGAAGCACGGCTATGTATTATTGGTGAGACAGCTGGTTGACTGTTTGTGGTCGGATAGGTAACAGCTTGCTGTCTCGTGATAATTCGGTATAATAGAGGGAGCGGGGGTTGGTTTAGATATCACGTAGTAGGAGAAAGAAAGGTGGAGGTAGCGTATAATGACGACCGCAGAGCTGATTTATCGAAAGGCGAAGGGTTTGACTGAACTTGAAGCAAAAGAGGTTTTGGATTTTGTTGAGTTTCTTAAAGGTAAAGCCAAACAGCAACGTATTGCAGAGCTGAAGATAGGAGGAGAACAAAGGAGGGATAAAAAAGTCGATATGAAAGAACTGGACCAGTTCGGTTCGGTTTATGACGGAGATTTCGACCGGGATGCCTGCTATGACAGAACTGAGCTTTGCTGATACGAACATAATTCTGTATACCGTCGGTAAAGACAGTGAAAAGAAGGCGGTTGCCCGAAACGTGTTATCGACAAACCCTGTGATAAGTGTGCAAGTCATTAACGAGGCGGTGAATGTATGCCTGCGCCGTTTCTCCTTTCCCCCGGAACGAGCTTATGCCTTTGCCGATATCATCATGCGCGGGACAGATGTGAGGGCGATTGATGAAGCGACTGTACGCAAAAGCGCGGATATTGCTCTTCGATACAGATTTTCCAATTGGGATTCCCTGATTGTCGCGGCAGCGCTTCTTGCGGACTGCACAGTTCTCTATTCAGAAGATATGCAGCACGGGCAGGTTCTTGAAGGTAGGATGACCATTGTTAATCCTTTTTTGTAAGCCGCAGCCCACCACGGCATGCCGTGTCTTTACACTCCACCCACGCATTCCTGCAAGGCAGTCTGGGCTATTGCCAGTTCGTCCGGCTGACGGAGTTGGGTGAAAATGTCCACAGCGCGGTGGGCATAGTCCAGTCCTTCCTTGGGCCTGCCCTGCCGGGCCAAGGCTTTTGCAATGCGACGGTAATTTGCACCAACTAGTACCTGTCGACCGATTTGTTCCGCCATCTCCAGTGACTGTCGTGCCAGTTCTTCAGCTTGGGGCCAGTCCTCTTGCTTAAAGGCAAA is drawn from Candidatus Electrothrix aestuarii and contains these coding sequences:
- the priA gene encoding primosomal protein N'; amino-acid sequence: MTYYEVAVAAPLFDTLTYTQPPEEREVVPLGIRVLVPLRNRLVTGYIISSSNTPPELSYPIKALAERLDTAPLFPEQLIPFFRWLAAYYHYPLGEVIQTALPSGLRAGSGYEIILTETGRQQLPVALTTVKKRAAWMDRLLAKGAIQPGTTKAIRTKPAMQRLLRTWQTEGWIEIKEVLVNSAIKAKKETVVRLNSKLQEALPLYQSIEIPEKKKQTTTTLPLPLGIQEELKKSERKTLELFFQHCKGSPVLPRSELTRQYSGAGQALHSLADAGLISLEEQRVYRDPFGKVPPFFPQPETLTLEQQQVIGTLKEALDKGGFQPFLLHGVTGCGKTEVYLRATEHCLKAGKSVLILVPEIALSSQLEGHFYSRFGDILAILHSGIAKGERFDQWQRILQGKVRIVIGARSAVFAPLAKPGLIIVDEEHEPAYKQDDGLRYNGRDLAVLRAKFAECPILLASATPSVTSFYHAEQGKYRLLSMTKRVHDQAMPEVRIIDLRDKKQSPQSSFFSEQLLSALAQNLEKRQQSLLFVNRRGYAAFMLCRDCGHIIQCRHCKVSLTLHHKDNRLLCHYCGYSTTPNLICPDCGSSSIIGLGVGSERIEQEVRQVFPNAKVVRLDSDTTRDRKAYLRILEQVRNQEVDILVGTQMVAKGLHFPAMTLVGIVWADSGLGLPDYKAAERSYQLLAQVTGRAGRGEHPGKVIIQTHQPQHYVIEFAQSHAYQKLYTQELALRKALAYPPFGRLVNIRFSGKEEADVQKTAKAAASFLRSILTAQKTTEQSVEILGPAPAPLAMIRQRFRWQLLLKSGTPEFLHYLCDLLLENKKKFCGKDVRMTLDVDPENML
- the proC gene encoding pyrroline-5-carboxylate reductase, which translates into the protein MKETLSVGMIGGGQMGEALIRGMIESGVAEPGNITVAEPMARRREYLENTYKVKAVETPAEVTEKSRVIILAIKPQIMEPVLRQYCAHLTGDHLLLSIAAGIPLAFIEQIAGTNMRIIRVMPNTPALVLAGASAMSGNENIKQEDMEIAQQIFSAVGTCIEVPENLLNAVTGLSGSGPGYVFTFLEAMIDGGVLAGLPRSVAEQLATQTLYGSAKLALETREPAAVLKGKVTSPGGTTITGIQALEEGGLRGTVMTAVEAATERSRFLGQ
- the galU gene encoding UTP--glucose-1-phosphate uridylyltransferase GalU: MKKVRKAVIPVAGLGTRFLPATKAIPKEMLTIVDRPTIQYIVEEVVASGIEEVILITSAGKSAIENHFDYNYELDTILKEKNKHALREELSLTSSLIDIVSVRQKEPLGLGHAIWMARKVVGDEPFLVLLGDDLVRSQTPCCRQMIDLYEKVKESIVAIQRVPMDQTYQYGIVEGQETDLDRTFKVDRMVEKPAPGTSNSDMAIIGRYLLMPEIFEALSRTTPGHGGEIQLTDALQAVSNKRGMYAYEFEGKRYDAGDKLGYLKAIIDIALDHPALGEPLRDHISTICGCKKQ
- a CDS encoding DNA topoisomerase IV subunit B, with amino-acid sequence MSEHQYDESKIKTLSSLEHIRKRPGMYIGRLGNGSDPDDGIYILLKEVIDNAVDEYIMGYGKQVDISIDANGRCRIRDYGRGIPLGKVVECVSVINTGAKYNTDVFQFSVGLNGVGTKAVNALSEHFTVCAFREGQFKKAIFEHGTLIEEEEGKTEEKDGTLIEFLPDTESFPSYSFDMDYVDQRLWRYAYLNAGLTLYLDAPASARDTETSQPATKKYYSAKGLLDLLSKELGDRGIYPPIQSSGTALEFAFTHTDDYSETYYSFVNGTYTSEGGTHLSAFREGILKGVNEFSDKKYTGKDVRDGIVGTLAVKVQEPVFESQTKNKLGNTDIKGWIVNEVRKAVATYLYKHPECTEIFMDKVQRNERIRKELQSVRKEAKAKAKKISFKIPQLKDCKHHPSRQKPSKKSQENMIFITEGQSAAGSIVSSRDPMTQAVFSLKGKPMNVFGQRLDILYKNDEMYSLMQSLNIEDSIADLRFDKIIMATDADVDGLHIRNLLLTFFLHYFEPLIKLGHVYILETPIFRARNKKQTIYCYSDQEKAKAINKLKGKGNASSVEVTRFKGLGEISPPEFKQFIGPDMRLQHVRLDSLSEVGKVLNFYMGKNTPDRRQYIMEHLVVRPV